The Malus domestica chromosome 17, GDT2T_hap1 genome contains the following window.
aatcgggaatcccgaaatgattttgggcttttgggcttttgggctaaaatattatgtttttgggctaaaattgaACATTTTAACACTTTTGGGCTGCAATCTGCTAAGAAGCCCGTTGCAATATGTGCCAATTGCAAGACTATGTCAATTTAAATGTAGATGCTACAATTGCAAGACTTTGCCAATCTGGATTCAAATGTAGATGCTACAATTGCAAGACTTTGTCGATTTAAATCATTCATACAGGAATATGTGCAACTATTGAAGCCTTCATTTTCTATGGACTCTGTCgatctaaatatatatttaaaaattaaataatatatatatttttttttcggttcggtttgggaataccgaaatcccaaaaacttgagaccgattcccgtaccgaaatttcgggatcggtttgggattttttcgggaatttcggtttgggatttttttggtttggtttcgggaatttttcggttcggtttgggagttttgggatttttttccagccaAGCAATATAGCAATGGCAGGAATGTAAATAATGCAAAATGATGGCCCATTTCAAAACAAACATGAATAGACTGgcaaaatcataaatatatcGAGATCTGttcaaagacaaaattaccctcataACTTTTCATAATAACCCACCAACCCAGTCTCCTCTTTGATGGCAGTGGTGTAAATAAAGCAAAAGCGAGTGGCAAAGATTTGACTAATCTGACTGGGTTTTCTTCGGATTATATACGTTTTGTTTTAAGaacaattaattatattttctgttGTATTTTCAGCTTGGCACAGGAGTCTTTCAAATTCCTGACCAAGTACTTGGCAACTTTTTCTGGTGAAGATGTGCATACATTGAGTGAAGCCAAAGAGGAAGCTGTTCGCACAATCGTGGAATTTGTGAAGGCCCCAGACATGTTTCAGGTATTTTTGTAGGACCTTGTGGAATTTCAAAGATTTTTTTTGAACTAATTCTTtagtccatgtttctctttggTGACTGTTCATCCTTATTTACTCGTGTTAGATCCTTTACAAAAtatgtttctttttcttgttaaaaaaaacattctATTTTTATGTGGTGGAGTTTAGAATCGACTCTTTACGGACATTATTGTTTTTCTGGCATTTTGAAGAAGCTACTATGCTTCCTCTGCAGTTACATATAATATCTGTATAAACGGGACGGAGTGCTGACTTAATTTCATCACTTCAAAACAACTGGGTTTTTGGCAGTTGGCTCTGATGATCATATTCCCCCCTTCCATTAGGCATTAAGATAACTGATGTGTTGGTTTGTTACGCTGCAGTGTGATTTGCTAAATATGCCTGCTGTAAGGCAACTGGAGAAGGATGCTAAGCATGCATTGGCATATCAGCTTTTGAAGATCTTGCTGACTCATAGGCTGGATGCTTGCTTGGAGTTTCAGGCTGCAAATTCTGATTTACTGAAAAGCTACGGTAAAGTTTAGTTTCATCTGACTGGGTTTTCTTCGGATTATATACATTTTTCTGTTCGTCTAAATTATGCTTTCTGAAATGTTATAGGTCTTGTCCATGAAGACTGCATAACTAAGATGCGGTTGATTTCCTTGATGGATCTTGGTTCTGATGAATCTGGACGGATTCCTTACGGTGCTATCAGAGATACGCTTCAGGTTAGGTTGGCTTACCTTTCTGGTTCTAGAAGTTTAAATCTGACATCATGGTTAATTATGCTTATGCACTTCTTTTTGGCAGATTAATGATGACGCAGTTGAACTTTGGGTGGTAAAGGCAATAACTGCCAACTTGATGGACTGTAATATGGACCAGATGAATCA
Protein-coding sequences here:
- the LOC139193296 gene encoding uncharacterized protein; amino-acid sequence: MVIHVFGKVYLGGGGMWEKVSNIIASAWTKEGRKLALIEQMVREQHNMLHDCKGGTINYIFCCIFSLAQESFKFLTKYLATFSGEDVHTLSEAKEEAVRTIVEFVKAPDMFQCDLLNMPAVRQLEKDAKHALAYQLLKILLTHRLDACLEFQAANSDLLKSYGLVHEDCITKMRLISLMDLGSDESGRIPYGAIRDTLQINDDAVELWVVKAITANLMDCNMDQMNQVEIVSRCTERVFGEAQWLTLRTKLATWRGNIANVISTIRANRIADDGSQAVQGLVIR